Proteins from a genomic interval of Thunnus maccoyii chromosome 1, fThuMac1.1, whole genome shotgun sequence:
- the arntl1b gene encoding aryl hydrocarbon receptor nuclear translocator-like 1b yields the protein MSQSRKRKVSSAVYKKCGDQQGHDKNAREAHSQTEKRRRDKMNSFIDELASLVPTCNTKTCKLDKLSVLRMAVQHMKTLQSSTAKFYTEMNHKPAFFSNEELKHLIQRAADGFLFVVDCDRGKILFVSESVDNILNYSQNDLIGQSLFDYLHPKDIAKVKEQLSSADTVPRERCINAKSSLSVKTDINPCSLRLCSGVRRSFFCRMKCNRPLLNTDDEDFSSTCVKTNAERKGFCTIHSTGYLKSWSPAEVDLDENNELDSDGCNSSCLVAVGRLHPHAVFQPMQSEVKVKPMEFVSRHAIDGKFVFVDQRATAILAYLPQELLGTSFYEYFHEDDIAHLAKCHWQVLQMRKRINTNCYKLKIKDGSFITLRSHWFSFLNPWTKEVEYIVSTNTVVTPAGYGAENSYHQPASSPQKSITVRTPDAGEPDLHTVPGIADGVRKSTGKTGQMIAEELLRIQRMDISTVISNCHRVSEASATLENLMAKGTEKERDEPGRDYSTAPDVKTSEEDVFGALGAAEEAQSTGQTEGGRDLLGADVIDYVACMSAGVLSS from the exons ATGAGCCAGTCTCGCAAAAGGAAAGTCAGCTCTGCTGTATACAA GAAGTGTGGTGACCAGCAAGGCCATGATAAGAATGCCAG GGAGGCTCATagtcagacagagaagagaCGCAGGGATAAGATGAACAGCTTCATAGATGAGTTGGCATCATTAGTGCCTACATGCAACACTAAAACCTGCAAACTGGACAAACTATCAGTCTTGCGTATGGCGGTCCAACACATGAAGACTTTACAAA GTTCTACTGCCAAATTTTACACAGAAATGAACCACAAACCTGCGTTCTTCTCCAATGAGGAGCTAAAACACTTAATACAAAGG GCAGCTGATGGCTTTCTGTTTGTCGTTGACTGTGATCGAGGGAAAATACTGTTTGTTTCAGAATCAGTGGACAATATCCTGAATTATAGCCAG AATGACCTGATTGGCCAGAGCCTGTTTGATTACCTGCATCCTAAAGACATTGCGAAGGTCAAGGAGCAACTGTCCTCAGCTGATACCGTACCAAGAGAGAGATGCATCAACGCAAAAA GCAGTCTTTCTGTGAAAACTGACATCAACCCATGTTCTTTGAGACTTTGTTCTGGGGTGAGACGCTCATTTTTCTGCAGGATGAAGTGCAACCGACCCCTATTAAATACAGATGATGAGGACTTTTCCTCCACCTGCGTGAAAACAAATG CAGAGCGTAAGGGCTTCTGCACCATTCACAGCACTGGCTACTTAAAAAGCTGGTCTCCTGCTGAGGTGGATTTGGATGAAAATAACGAGCTTGACAGTGACGGATGTAACTCCAGCTGTCTGGTGGCTGTTGGTCGGCTGCATCCACACGCTGTTTTTCAGCCAATGCAGAGTGAGGTCAAGGTCAAGCCGATGGAGTTTGTTTCACGTCATGCTATTGACGGGAAGTTTGTCTTTGTAGATCAAAG gGCCACTGCTATTTTGGCTTATCTCCCTCAAGAGCTGCTGGGAACTTCATTTTATGAATACTTTCACGAAGATGATATTGCTCATTTAGCAAAATGTCACTGGCAAG TGCTGCAGATGAGAAAGAGGATCAATACGAACTGCTACAAGTTGAAAATAAAAGACGGCTCATTTATCACACTTAGAAGCCACTGGTTCAGTTTCTTGAATCCATGGACGAAAGAGGTGGAATACATTGTCTCTACCAATACTGTAGTCAC TCCTGCAGGTTACGGAGCTGAGAACAGCTACCATCAGCCTGCTTCCTCCCCACAGAAGAGCATCACTGTACGAACGCCAG ATGCAGGAGAGCCTGACCTCCACACAGTGCCTGGAATTGCTGATGGTGTGAGGAAAAGCACTGGGAAGACTGGGCAAATGATTGCAGAAGAACTGTTGAGGATCCAGAG GATGGACATCTCCACTGTGATCTCAAACTGCCACAGAGTATCTGAGGCCTCTGCAACTCTGGAAAATCTGATGGCAAAAGGGACGGAGAAGGAAAGAGACGAGCCAGGAAGAGACTATTCAACAGCACCGGATGTTAAAACATCAGAGGAGGATGTTTTTGGAGCGCTGGGGGCTGCAGAAGAGGCTCAGTCTACAGGACAGACTGAGGGAGGTCGAGATCTACTAGGAGCTGATGTTATAGATTATGTAGCCTGTATGTCTGCCGGCGTGTTATCATCATAG
- the btbd10b gene encoding BTB/POZ domain-containing protein 10 isoform X3, which translates to MSLHGASGGCDRSRDRRRSSDRSRDSSHEREGQLTPCIRNVTSPTRQHNSDRERDGGPSSRPSSPRPQRVSPSGSSSSGVVSSRNSSLSSTEGTFKSLGVGEMVFVYENPKEGGASATVGNRNIRTSERVTLIVDNTRFVVDPSIFTAQPNTMLGRMFGSGREHNFTRPNEKGEYEVAEGISSTVFRAILDYYKSGIIRCPDGISIPELREACDYLCISFDYSTIKCRDLSALMHELSNDGARRQFEFYLEEMVLPLMVASAQSGERECHIVVLTDDDVVDWDEEYPPQMGEEYSQIIYSTKLYRFFKYIENRDVAKSVLKERGLKKIRLGIEGYPTYKEKVKKRPGGRPEVIYNYVQRPFIRMSWEKEEGKSRHVDFQCVKSKSITNLAAAAADIPQDQLVVMHPGPQVDELDILPNHPPSGNHYSNNYSNEPDADAPSPAV; encoded by the exons ATGAGCCTGCATGGTGCCAGTGGGGGCTGTGACCGCTCACGTGACCGCCGCCGCTCCAGCGATCGCTCCAGGGACTCCTCACATGAGAGAGAAGGCCAACTCACGCCCTGCATTCGCAACGTCACCTCACCCACCCGCCAACACAACAGTG aCCGTGAACGAGATGGTGGCCCATCATCGAGACCCAGCAGTCCTCGGCCTCAGAGAGTCTCTCCCAGCGGCTCCAGCAGCAGCGGGGTGGTGAGCAGTCGCAACAGCAGTCTGTCCAGTACCGAAGGCACCTTCAAAAGCTTGGGAGTTGGAGAAATGGTTTTTGTCTACGAGAATCCCAAGGAGGGAGGAGCGAGCGCCACTGTTGGCAACCGAAACATTAGAACTTCAGAGAGAGTCACTCTGATCGTTGACAACACACGCTTCGTAGTAGACCCTTCCATCTTCACTGCACAACCCAATACAATGTTGGGCAG AATGTTTGGATCAGGAAGAGAGCATAATTTCACACGACCCAATGAGAAGGGGGAGTACGAGGTGGCGGAGGGAATCAGCTCAACGGTTTTCCGAGCAATTCTG GATTACTACAAATCTGGGATAATCCGTTGTCCTGATGGAATCTCCATCCCGGAGTTGCGGGAGGCGTGTGACTATCTATGCATCTCCTTTGACTACAGCACCATCAAATGCAGAGACCTTA GTGCCCTGATGCATGAGCTGTCCAATGATGGAGCTCGGCGACAGTTTGAGTTTTACCTGGAAGAAATGGTTCTGCCTTTGATGGTGGCCAGTGCccagagtggagagagagaatgtcaCATTGTAGTCCTTACCGATGATGATGTGGTAGACTGGGATGAAGAATATCCACCACAAATGGGAGAAGAGTACTCACAGA TCATTTACAGCACAAAACTGTACAGATTTTTCAAGTATATTGAGAACCGAGATGTTGCCAAATCAGTTTTAAAGGAGAGGGGATTAAAGAAAATACGACTGGGTATTGAAG GTTATCCTACATATAAAGAGAAAGTCAAGAAAAGACCAGGAGGTCGTCCAGAGGTCATTTACAACTACGTCCAGAGGCCCTTCATCCGCATGTCCTGGGAAAAGGAAGAGGGTAAAAGCCGCCATGTGGACTTCCAGTGTGTCAAGTCCAAGTCCATCACTAACCtggcggcagcagcagcggacATCCCCCAGGACCAGCTGGTGGTGATGCACCCTGGCCCCCAAGTGGATGAACTGGACATCCTACCTAACCACCCACCTAGTGGGAATCACTACAGCAACAACTACAGTAACGAGCCTGACGCTGATGCACCTTCACCTGCTGTCTGA
- the btbd10b gene encoding BTB/POZ domain-containing protein 10 isoform X2 gives MAARLQSYDSNSSDTENWERNATSRPRKLCKHSSNQARASRVEAEQRKMSLHGASGGCDRSRDRRRSSDRSRDSSHEREGQLTPCIRNVTSPTRQHNSDRERDGGPSSRPSSPRPQRVSPSGSSSSGVVSSRNSSLSSTEGTFKSLGVGEMVFVYENPKEGGASATVGNRNIRTSERVTLIVDNTRFVVDPSIFTAQPNTMLGRMFGSGREHNFTRPNEKGEYEVAEGISSTVFRAILDYYKSGIIRCPDGISIPELREACDYLCISFDYSTIKCRDLSALMHELSNDGARRQFEFYLEEMVLPLMVASAQSGERECHIVVLTDDDVVDWDEEYPPQMGEEYSQIIYSTKLYRFFKYIENRDVAKSVLKERGLKKIRLGIEGYPTYKEKVKKRPGGRPEVIYNYVQRPFIRMSWEKEEGKSRHVDFQCVKSKSITNLAAAAADIPQDQLVVMHPGPQVDELDILPNHPPSGNHYSNNYSNEPDADAPSPAV, from the exons ATGGCAGCGCGTCTGCAGTCATATGACAGTAACTCCAGTGACACCGAAAACTGGGAACGAAACGCAACAAGCCGACCTCGCAAACTCTGCAAGCATTCGAG CAACCAGGCCCGCGCATCTCGAGTGGAGGCAGAACAGAGGAAGATGAGCCTGCATGGTGCCAGTGGGGGCTGTGACCGCTCACGTGACCGCCGCCGCTCCAGCGATCGCTCCAGGGACTCCTCACATGAGAGAGAAGGCCAACTCACGCCCTGCATTCGCAACGTCACCTCACCCACCCGCCAACACAACAGTG aCCGTGAACGAGATGGTGGCCCATCATCGAGACCCAGCAGTCCTCGGCCTCAGAGAGTCTCTCCCAGCGGCTCCAGCAGCAGCGGGGTGGTGAGCAGTCGCAACAGCAGTCTGTCCAGTACCGAAGGCACCTTCAAAAGCTTGGGAGTTGGAGAAATGGTTTTTGTCTACGAGAATCCCAAGGAGGGAGGAGCGAGCGCCACTGTTGGCAACCGAAACATTAGAACTTCAGAGAGAGTCACTCTGATCGTTGACAACACACGCTTCGTAGTAGACCCTTCCATCTTCACTGCACAACCCAATACAATGTTGGGCAG AATGTTTGGATCAGGAAGAGAGCATAATTTCACACGACCCAATGAGAAGGGGGAGTACGAGGTGGCGGAGGGAATCAGCTCAACGGTTTTCCGAGCAATTCTG GATTACTACAAATCTGGGATAATCCGTTGTCCTGATGGAATCTCCATCCCGGAGTTGCGGGAGGCGTGTGACTATCTATGCATCTCCTTTGACTACAGCACCATCAAATGCAGAGACCTTA GTGCCCTGATGCATGAGCTGTCCAATGATGGAGCTCGGCGACAGTTTGAGTTTTACCTGGAAGAAATGGTTCTGCCTTTGATGGTGGCCAGTGCccagagtggagagagagaatgtcaCATTGTAGTCCTTACCGATGATGATGTGGTAGACTGGGATGAAGAATATCCACCACAAATGGGAGAAGAGTACTCACAGA TCATTTACAGCACAAAACTGTACAGATTTTTCAAGTATATTGAGAACCGAGATGTTGCCAAATCAGTTTTAAAGGAGAGGGGATTAAAGAAAATACGACTGGGTATTGAAG GTTATCCTACATATAAAGAGAAAGTCAAGAAAAGACCAGGAGGTCGTCCAGAGGTCATTTACAACTACGTCCAGAGGCCCTTCATCCGCATGTCCTGGGAAAAGGAAGAGGGTAAAAGCCGCCATGTGGACTTCCAGTGTGTCAAGTCCAAGTCCATCACTAACCtggcggcagcagcagcggacATCCCCCAGGACCAGCTGGTGGTGATGCACCCTGGCCCCCAAGTGGATGAACTGGACATCCTACCTAACCACCCACCTAGTGGGAATCACTACAGCAACAACTACAGTAACGAGCCTGACGCTGATGCACCTTCACCTGCTGTCTGA
- the btbd10b gene encoding BTB/POZ domain-containing protein 10 isoform X1 — protein MAARLQSYDSNSSDTENWERNATSRPRKLCKHSSSNQARASRVEAEQRKMSLHGASGGCDRSRDRRRSSDRSRDSSHEREGQLTPCIRNVTSPTRQHNSDRERDGGPSSRPSSPRPQRVSPSGSSSSGVVSSRNSSLSSTEGTFKSLGVGEMVFVYENPKEGGASATVGNRNIRTSERVTLIVDNTRFVVDPSIFTAQPNTMLGRMFGSGREHNFTRPNEKGEYEVAEGISSTVFRAILDYYKSGIIRCPDGISIPELREACDYLCISFDYSTIKCRDLSALMHELSNDGARRQFEFYLEEMVLPLMVASAQSGERECHIVVLTDDDVVDWDEEYPPQMGEEYSQIIYSTKLYRFFKYIENRDVAKSVLKERGLKKIRLGIEGYPTYKEKVKKRPGGRPEVIYNYVQRPFIRMSWEKEEGKSRHVDFQCVKSKSITNLAAAAADIPQDQLVVMHPGPQVDELDILPNHPPSGNHYSNNYSNEPDADAPSPAV, from the exons ATGGCAGCGCGTCTGCAGTCATATGACAGTAACTCCAGTGACACCGAAAACTGGGAACGAAACGCAACAAGCCGACCTCGCAAACTCTGCAAGCATTCGAG CAGCAACCAGGCCCGCGCATCTCGAGTGGAGGCAGAACAGAGGAAGATGAGCCTGCATGGTGCCAGTGGGGGCTGTGACCGCTCACGTGACCGCCGCCGCTCCAGCGATCGCTCCAGGGACTCCTCACATGAGAGAGAAGGCCAACTCACGCCCTGCATTCGCAACGTCACCTCACCCACCCGCCAACACAACAGTG aCCGTGAACGAGATGGTGGCCCATCATCGAGACCCAGCAGTCCTCGGCCTCAGAGAGTCTCTCCCAGCGGCTCCAGCAGCAGCGGGGTGGTGAGCAGTCGCAACAGCAGTCTGTCCAGTACCGAAGGCACCTTCAAAAGCTTGGGAGTTGGAGAAATGGTTTTTGTCTACGAGAATCCCAAGGAGGGAGGAGCGAGCGCCACTGTTGGCAACCGAAACATTAGAACTTCAGAGAGAGTCACTCTGATCGTTGACAACACACGCTTCGTAGTAGACCCTTCCATCTTCACTGCACAACCCAATACAATGTTGGGCAG AATGTTTGGATCAGGAAGAGAGCATAATTTCACACGACCCAATGAGAAGGGGGAGTACGAGGTGGCGGAGGGAATCAGCTCAACGGTTTTCCGAGCAATTCTG GATTACTACAAATCTGGGATAATCCGTTGTCCTGATGGAATCTCCATCCCGGAGTTGCGGGAGGCGTGTGACTATCTATGCATCTCCTTTGACTACAGCACCATCAAATGCAGAGACCTTA GTGCCCTGATGCATGAGCTGTCCAATGATGGAGCTCGGCGACAGTTTGAGTTTTACCTGGAAGAAATGGTTCTGCCTTTGATGGTGGCCAGTGCccagagtggagagagagaatgtcaCATTGTAGTCCTTACCGATGATGATGTGGTAGACTGGGATGAAGAATATCCACCACAAATGGGAGAAGAGTACTCACAGA TCATTTACAGCACAAAACTGTACAGATTTTTCAAGTATATTGAGAACCGAGATGTTGCCAAATCAGTTTTAAAGGAGAGGGGATTAAAGAAAATACGACTGGGTATTGAAG GTTATCCTACATATAAAGAGAAAGTCAAGAAAAGACCAGGAGGTCGTCCAGAGGTCATTTACAACTACGTCCAGAGGCCCTTCATCCGCATGTCCTGGGAAAAGGAAGAGGGTAAAAGCCGCCATGTGGACTTCCAGTGTGTCAAGTCCAAGTCCATCACTAACCtggcggcagcagcagcggacATCCCCCAGGACCAGCTGGTGGTGATGCACCCTGGCCCCCAAGTGGATGAACTGGACATCCTACCTAACCACCCACCTAGTGGGAATCACTACAGCAACAACTACAGTAACGAGCCTGACGCTGATGCACCTTCACCTGCTGTCTGA